One Halobacterium sp. DL1 DNA window includes the following coding sequences:
- a CDS encoding acetyltransferase → MPGPAFASGDSVSLHPIEGEDHEFLQYGHNHPDVRRPLGSSTIRSRGDIAEEVEDDEYRFLVCVDERSESTGEASGAGGDPEPVGVVALPWVFEDTKSGFLMYWIAPEHQGNGYVTEAIELLLDYLFRECGFHKVAAYVYESNDASAAVLESLGFVREGTLRDEIFSDGEWVDEYRYGLLAEEWLN, encoded by the coding sequence ATGCCAGGTCCCGCGTTCGCGTCCGGCGACAGCGTCTCCCTCCACCCCATCGAAGGGGAGGACCACGAGTTTCTCCAGTACGGCCACAACCACCCCGACGTACGGCGGCCGCTCGGGTCGAGCACCATCCGGTCTCGCGGCGACATCGCGGAGGAGGTCGAGGACGACGAGTACCGCTTCCTGGTCTGCGTGGACGAGCGCAGCGAGTCCACGGGAGAAGCGAGCGGTGCGGGCGGCGACCCAGAGCCCGTGGGGGTCGTCGCCCTCCCGTGGGTGTTCGAGGACACGAAGTCGGGCTTCCTGATGTACTGGATAGCGCCGGAGCACCAGGGCAACGGCTACGTGACCGAGGCCATCGAACTCCTGCTGGACTACCTGTTCCGGGAGTGCGGCTTCCACAAGGTCGCAGCGTACGTCTACGAGTCGAACGACGCGTCGGCGGCCGTTCTGGAGTCGCTGGGGTTCGTCCGCGAGGGGACACTGCGGGACGAGATCTTCAGCGACGGCGAGTGGGTGGACGAGTACCGCTACGGCTTGCTCGCCGAGGAGTGGCTGAACTGA
- a CDS encoding acetyltransferase, producing MPGPAFATGDTVSLHPIEPEDHEFVQRGRNDPDVRVPLTDTTIRTLSDVEEMLEDESYHFLICASSADGGGREPVGVVAFGYVSGTDERGSLMYWVAPEHQGNGYVSEATDLFLDYAFRECGFHKVTARVNVSNEASAAVLESLGFVQEGRRRKESVVDGEYEDMFTYGLLADEWLD from the coding sequence ATGCCAGGACCCGCGTTCGCGACGGGTGACACCGTCAGCCTCCACCCCATCGAACCCGAGGACCACGAGTTCGTCCAGCGCGGCCGCAACGACCCCGACGTCCGCGTGCCCCTGACCGACACGACCATCCGCACGCTGAGCGACGTCGAGGAGATGCTCGAAGACGAGTCGTACCACTTCCTCATTTGCGCCAGTTCTGCAGACGGCGGGGGACGCGAACCCGTCGGTGTCGTCGCGTTCGGCTACGTCAGCGGCACCGACGAGCGCGGGAGCCTGATGTACTGGGTGGCCCCCGAACACCAGGGGAACGGCTACGTCAGCGAGGCGACCGACCTGTTCCTCGACTACGCCTTCCGGGAGTGTGGCTTCCACAAGGTGACCGCCCGCGTGAACGTCTCCAACGAGGCCTCCGCCGCGGTCCTCGAATCACTGGGCTTCGTCCAGGAGGGCCGCCGCCGGAAGGAGAGCGTCGTCGACGGCGAGTACGAGGACATGTTCACGTACGGCCTGCTGGCCGACGAGTGGCTGGACTGA